ACGTAGGCTTAtacaataaatataaacattacttTTTAGTCTGTTCATTTTTTTTGGCATGTCATCTGATTATTAAAGGTGAACAGTATACTAAAAAGGATCAAACTTTGATCCTTTCTTAGACTTCTACAGATGTCATGCATGTCTAAAGGCACGCGTCTTGGATACGTCCGtttctttttttgttctgaccagccaatcagatcgcgcGGTGGAAACGCGTGCCACTGTCGCACTATAAGTACTGGTCGCGTGTCAGGTTTGTGCTCACTCTTCTCGATCCACTATATACTGTATCTTAAACGGCCAAAGTCTACTTTATTCAAAGCCAGGATGGTTATTGAAGGGAAATCTCTGTCTGAAGCTCTGCTGTCTGCCAAGGCAGAGGGTCGACTTACTGTTGGTGTCTATGAAAGCGCACAAATAATGAACGAGTAAGTCTGGAAATAATCTGTCGTCTTTAcgaaatatattatatttgttaTATGGCTTATTTAATGTCTGTTTTTGCATGTCAACTCACCTCAAACTTCTTTTGTTTTTACAGGGACCCTGACAGTGTGTCTTTCTGCGTTTTGGCTACTGATGACTTTGAGTGTGACATCGCTCTCCAAATCCATTTTACTCTGATTCAAGCCTTTTGCTTTGACAACGACATAAGCATCGTCAGGGTGAATGACTTGAAACGTCTTCGAAACCTGGTTGGTGCCAAGGGCCAGGACGCGCACTGTGTCCTTATAACGGTAAGCGCGCATGCTGCttaagattgattttatatTTAAGAGCACAATCATCATCTTATTTTGCAGTGCATTCCAATGTTTTtgattgaattttttatgtttttacagaaCCCAGCTGATGATTCATGGGAAGATCCTGCTCTAGAAAAGCTCCACCTGTTCTGCGAGGAAAGTCGCAGTTATAACGACTGGGTTCCTGAGATCACCCTGCCCGAGCGTTGATCTGGAGCTTTACTCTTCTTTGCTGAGATGATGTAAACCTTGAGGAATACTCTGCTCATTCTTTGAATTAAGGATGATGATGTTTCCACATCCCTGGATGCTCCTGAGGAGGCTTATCAGTCCAGGCAGCGCGAGGCAGGCCCGAGTGGCCCCCGCGGTTCTACGTCGTTTCTCGTCACGTCCATGCCAAGATGATCCTCATTCTTTATGTGAATGAGGTCAGGTATGCCACGAGAGCGACACAATGGCCCTCATTCTTTGTGCGGATGAGGTTTGGAGAGAAAGGAGAAGCGAGTTTTGCCTCTGTTTATCACAGAGCAAATATCGCATGCGTTGGACACGCAGAGGACGCGGCGGTGCGTCGAAGCAACGTTTTTGAAAATGGACTTTAACATCACCgacgtttttaaaaatgtaattgttgCACAATATAACGTA
This sequence is a window from Misgurnus anguillicaudatus chromosome 9, ASM2758022v2, whole genome shotgun sequence. Protein-coding genes within it:
- the LOC129423958 gene encoding growth arrest and DNA damage-inducible protein GADD45 gamma — encoded protein: MVIEGKSLSEALLSAKAEGRLTVGVYESAQIMNEDPDSVSFCVLATDDFECDIALQIHFTLIQAFCFDNDISIVRVNDLKRLRNLVGAKGQDAHCVLITNPADDSWEDPALEKLHLFCEESRSYNDWVPEITLPER